In one window of Microtus pennsylvanicus isolate mMicPen1 chromosome 2, mMicPen1.hap1, whole genome shotgun sequence DNA:
- the Ell3 gene encoding RNA polymerase II elongation factor ELL3 isoform X1 gives MEGTQEALSGKMRLLFTPAARTSLMMLRLNEAALRALQECQQQQVRPVIAFQGHRGYLRLPGPGWSCLFSFIVSQCGQEGTSGGLDLVYQRLGRSGSNCLHCLGSPRERLTIWAAMDTIPAPLLAHEHLTEDPRESESWQDTGDAPEGHPQMALEEVSDPLASNHGQPLPGSSSDPMAQWEVRNHTYLPNREPDQPPPSPANLKRLDKKRSAPITTEEPEEKRLRALPPAPSPQGLSNQDSQEGANWVQDEDGDSTLEQSPSDQAASESPSPKEVPDYLLQYGAIHSTEQQQAYEQDFETDYAEYRILHARVGAASQRFTELGAEIKRLERGTPEHKVLEDKIVQEYRKFRKVRQAASSKQEGGSRFPFYKSVSLCSGIQATKRRSIAVSTCIRNCPTLKVSSWSLRKKTGAAETMQRPFEPVPSDEQHSSKVEQHICFSDFDPSIQGGKQRVMLGSCSLVFVIAVNFVGCGHGVKSPQLCPGD, from the exons ATGGAGGGGACCCAAGAAGCTCTGAGTGGGAAAATGCGGCTCCTTTTCACCCCTGCTGCTCGGACCAGCCTTATGATGCTTAGGCTCAACGAGGCGGCGCTACGGGCACTGCAAGAGTGTCAGCAGCAACAG GTACGGCCTGTGATCGCTTTCCAAGGCCACCGAGGG TATCTAAGGCTTCCAGGCCCTGGATGGTCCTGCCTCTTCTCCTTCATAGTATCCCAGTGTGGCCAAGAGGGCACTAGTGGCGGCTTGGATCTTGTGTACCAACGTTTAGGCAG ATCTGGGTCGAACTGTCTCCACTGCCTGGGCTCACCGAGAGAGCGACTCACTATTTGGGCAGCCATGGATACTATCCCAGCCCCACTGTTAGCTCATGAACACCTGACTGAAGATCCCAGAGAGTCCGAGAGTTGGCAGGACACCGGAGATGCTCCTGAAGGCCATCCCCAGATGGCATTAGAAGAG GTATCTGACCCACTGGCAAGCAACCACGGACAGCCACTCCCAGGATCCTCCAGTGATCCCATGGCACAATGGGAAGTGAG GAACCACACCTATCTTCCAAACAGAGAGCCAGACCAACCACCGCCTTCCCCTGCCAACCTGAAACGCCTGGACAAG AAACGTTCAGCACCTATAACCACTGAAGAACCAGAGGAAAAGAGGCTCAGAGCTTTGCCTCCTGCCCCAAGTCCACAAGGGCTATCAAATCAGGACTCCCAAGAGGGAGCAAACTGGGTGCAAGATGAAGATGGAGATTCCACGCTGGAGCAGAGTCCCTCGGATCAAGCAG cCTCTGAATCCCCAAGCCCCAAGGAGGTACCAGATTATCTCCT GCAATACGGAGCCATCCACAGCACAGAGCAGCAACAGGCCTACGAGCAGGACTTTGAGACAGACTATGCTGAATACCGTATTCTGCATGCCCGTGTTGGGGCTGCCAGCCAAAGGTTCACAGAGCTGGGGGCGGAGATCAAGAGACTTGAGCGAGGAACCCCAGAACACAAG GTGCTAGAAGATAAAATAGTCCAGGAGTATAGGAAGTTCAGGAAGGTAAGACAGGCTGCAAGCAGTAAGCAGGAAGGTGGAAGCCGCTTTCCTTTTTACAAGAGTGTTTCTCTCTGCAGCGGTATCCAAGCTACCAAGAGGAGAAGCATCGCTGTGAGTACCTGCATCAGAAATTGTCCCACATTAAAGGTCTCATCCTGGAGTTTGAGGAAAAAAACAGGGGCAGCTGAAACCATGCAGAGGCCTTTCGAGCCTGTGCCCAGTGATGAACAACACAGCTCTAAGGTGGAGCAGCACATctgcttttctgattttgacccttcCATCCAAGGTGGCAAGCAGAGAGTCATGCTAGGTTCTTgcagtttggtttttgttattgcCGTTAATTTTGTAGGGTGTGGGCATGGAGTCAAGTCTCCTCAGCTGTGCCCAGGAGACTAG
- the Ell3 gene encoding RNA polymerase II elongation factor ELL3 isoform X2 — protein sequence MEGTQEALSGKMRLLFTPAARTSLMMLRLNEAALRALQECQQQQVRPVIAFQGHRGYLRLPGPGWSCLFSFIVSQCGQEGTSGGLDLVYQRLGRSGSNCLHCLGSPRERLTIWAAMDTIPAPLLAHEHLTEDPRESESWQDTGDAPEGHPQMALEEVSDPLASNHGQPLPGSSSDPMAQWEVRNHTYLPNREPDQPPPSPANLKRLDKKRSAPITTEEPEEKRLRALPPAPSPQGLSNQDSQEGANWVQDEDGDSTLEQSPSDQAASESPSPKEVPDYLLQYGAIHSTEQQQAYEQDFETDYAEYRILHARVGAASQRFTELGAEIKRLERGTPEHKVLEDKIVQEYRKFRKRYPSYQEEKHRCEYLHQKLSHIKGLILEFEEKNRGS from the exons ATGGAGGGGACCCAAGAAGCTCTGAGTGGGAAAATGCGGCTCCTTTTCACCCCTGCTGCTCGGACCAGCCTTATGATGCTTAGGCTCAACGAGGCGGCGCTACGGGCACTGCAAGAGTGTCAGCAGCAACAG GTACGGCCTGTGATCGCTTTCCAAGGCCACCGAGGG TATCTAAGGCTTCCAGGCCCTGGATGGTCCTGCCTCTTCTCCTTCATAGTATCCCAGTGTGGCCAAGAGGGCACTAGTGGCGGCTTGGATCTTGTGTACCAACGTTTAGGCAG ATCTGGGTCGAACTGTCTCCACTGCCTGGGCTCACCGAGAGAGCGACTCACTATTTGGGCAGCCATGGATACTATCCCAGCCCCACTGTTAGCTCATGAACACCTGACTGAAGATCCCAGAGAGTCCGAGAGTTGGCAGGACACCGGAGATGCTCCTGAAGGCCATCCCCAGATGGCATTAGAAGAG GTATCTGACCCACTGGCAAGCAACCACGGACAGCCACTCCCAGGATCCTCCAGTGATCCCATGGCACAATGGGAAGTGAG GAACCACACCTATCTTCCAAACAGAGAGCCAGACCAACCACCGCCTTCCCCTGCCAACCTGAAACGCCTGGACAAG AAACGTTCAGCACCTATAACCACTGAAGAACCAGAGGAAAAGAGGCTCAGAGCTTTGCCTCCTGCCCCAAGTCCACAAGGGCTATCAAATCAGGACTCCCAAGAGGGAGCAAACTGGGTGCAAGATGAAGATGGAGATTCCACGCTGGAGCAGAGTCCCTCGGATCAAGCAG cCTCTGAATCCCCAAGCCCCAAGGAGGTACCAGATTATCTCCT GCAATACGGAGCCATCCACAGCACAGAGCAGCAACAGGCCTACGAGCAGGACTTTGAGACAGACTATGCTGAATACCGTATTCTGCATGCCCGTGTTGGGGCTGCCAGCCAAAGGTTCACAGAGCTGGGGGCGGAGATCAAGAGACTTGAGCGAGGAACCCCAGAACACAAG GTGCTAGAAGATAAAATAGTCCAGGAGTATAGGAAGTTCAGGAAG CGGTATCCAAGCTACCAAGAGGAGAAGCATCGCTGTGAGTACCTGCATCAGAAATTGTCCCACATTAAAGGTCTCATCCTGGAGTTTGAGGAAAAAAACAGGGGCAGCTGA
- the Serf2 gene encoding small EDRK-rich factor 2 isoform X1: MTRGNQRELARQKNMKKQSDSVKGKRRDDGLSAAARKQSAPSSLPPGTRRSCSRSRKRQTRRRRNPSSFVASCPTLLPYACVPGASPTMLEFLPVVLTGPSTDGIPFALSLQRVPFVLPSPQVASLPLGHSWG, translated from the exons ATGACCC GCGGTAACCAGCGAGAGCTCGCCCGCCAGAAGAACATGAAGAAGCAGAGCGACTCGGTTAAGGGAAAGCGCCGAGATGATGGGCTTTCTGCTGCCGCCCGCAAGCAGAG TGCCCCATCATCTCTACCCCCAGGGACTCGGAGATCAtgcagcagaagcagaaaaagGCAAACGAGAAGAAGGAGGAACCCAAGTAGCTTTGTGGCTTCGTGTCCAACCCTCTTGCCCTACGCCTGTGTGCCTGGAGCCAGTCCCACCATGCTCGAGTTTCTTCCTGTAGTGCTCACAGGTCCCAGCACCGATGGCATTCCCTTTGCCCTGAGTCTGCAGCGGGTTCCTTTTGTGCTTCCTTCCCCTCAGGTAGCCTCTCTACCCCTGGGCCACTCCTGGGGGTGA
- the Serf2 gene encoding small EDRK-rich factor 2 isoform X3 produces the protein MTRGNQRELARQKNMKKQSDSVKGKRRDDGLSAAARKQRDSEIMQQKQKKANEKKEEPK, from the exons ATGACCC GCGGTAACCAGCGAGAGCTCGCCCGCCAGAAGAACATGAAGAAGCAGAGCGACTCGGTTAAGGGAAAGCGCCGAGATGATGGGCTTTCTGCTGCCGCCCGCAAGCAGAG GGACTCGGAGATCAtgcagcagaagcagaaaaagGCAAACGAGAAGAAGGAGGAACCCAAGTAG
- the Serf2 gene encoding small EDRK-rich factor 2 isoform X2, which translates to MKKQSDSVKGKRRDDGLSAAARKQSAPSSLPPGTRRSCSRSRKRQTRRRRNPSSFVASCPTLLPYACVPGASPTMLEFLPVVLTGPSTDGIPFALSLQRVPFVLPSPQVASLPLGHSWG; encoded by the exons ATGAAGAAGCAGAGCGACTCGGTTAAGGGAAAGCGCCGAGATGATGGGCTTTCTGCTGCCGCCCGCAAGCAGAG TGCCCCATCATCTCTACCCCCAGGGACTCGGAGATCAtgcagcagaagcagaaaaagGCAAACGAGAAGAAGGAGGAACCCAAGTAGCTTTGTGGCTTCGTGTCCAACCCTCTTGCCCTACGCCTGTGTGCCTGGAGCCAGTCCCACCATGCTCGAGTTTCTTCCTGTAGTGCTCACAGGTCCCAGCACCGATGGCATTCCCTTTGCCCTGAGTCTGCAGCGGGTTCCTTTTGTGCTTCCTTCCCCTCAGGTAGCCTCTCTACCCCTGGGCCACTCCTGGGGGTGA